A section of the Sedimentisphaera cyanobacteriorum genome encodes:
- a CDS encoding PEP-CTERM sorting domain-containing protein: MKKSVLFAIFLVFAAGAAKAAFNAVGVYDEQDVQSNQVDYDMGYSSNSSWTTGIGQTLGDNQILTLQEFKPMVEQAFTNGRGGVVDFEHQGTIDDASSFDVKFDGGNKQFTVTATGNSGAAGTFKFDETGGDRTPISGADRLQGNSQSLDFDFSDYIGMESDERIKAIGWTILGRSNSSGSANWRVIARYTNGTDTGSSSTFRTINMSSGDTTHDSFSGIAAPDGYWITGMRINSDQGAWSAHDDFGFVTVPEPATLAIFGLGGCIVSLNKRKRRNGR; the protein is encoded by the coding sequence ATGAAGAAATCAGTTTTGTTTGCAATCTTTTTAGTATTTGCAGCGGGTGCAGCAAAAGCCGCATTTAATGCTGTAGGAGTGTATGACGAACAGGATGTTCAGTCTAATCAAGTTGATTACGACATGGGTTATTCGAGCAACAGCTCATGGACAACAGGTATTGGCCAGACACTTGGTGATAATCAGATTTTAACTCTCCAAGAGTTTAAGCCTATGGTTGAACAAGCCTTTACGAACGGCCGCGGCGGAGTTGTTGACTTCGAACACCAGGGTACAATAGACGATGCTTCATCATTTGATGTCAAATTTGACGGGGGCAACAAGCAATTTACGGTAACCGCAACTGGAAATAGCGGCGCAGCCGGCACATTCAAGTTTGACGAGACCGGCGGTGACAGAACACCAATATCAGGTGCCGACAGGCTTCAGGGAAATAGTCAGTCCCTTGATTTTGACTTTAGTGATTATATTGGTATGGAATCAGACGAAAGAATAAAGGCCATCGGCTGGACAATCCTCGGCCGAAGCAATTCGTCGGGCTCCGCTAACTGGCGGGTGATTGCTCGTTATACTAACGGCACAGATACCGGCAGCAGCAGTACCTTCCGCACGATAAATATGTCCAGCGGGGATACTACCCATGATAGTTTCTCGGGGATTGCTGCACCTGATGGTTACTGGATTACTGGTATGAGGATAAACAGCGACCAGGGCGCTTGGTCAGCTCATGATGATTTTGGATTTGTAACAGTTCCCGAGCCCGCAACTCTAGCGATATTTGGTCTTGGCGGCTGCATTGTTTCTCTAAATAAACGCAAACGCAGAAACGGCAGATAA
- a CDS encoding glycosyl hydrolase, translating to MNSNIRIVRYHNGAVLIPHGEDYEPLKVYSGMNFTGSSLSLGLHTYYKTDQLGFMNDSIRSFTLKRGYMATFAENSDGTGISRVYIADQKNLKIGVMPANLDKSVSFVRVFPWHWTTKKGWAGGTPSYVSGSASEALNCSWRYDWGNGGETTLDVEYVPMRHGPTWPSYSVTNAKENVTHVLGFNEPDRPDQADMSVSEAIDRWPNLLASGLRLGAPSPSDGGLNWLYDFIDQADALNYRVDFVPVHFYKNNWSASQMYNWLKAVHERTKRPLWITEWNNGCNWTAPHPTYEQNGDKIAELLSMLSTASFVERYSIYQWCTNREMFYDDGWITPAGNAYKDHVSFPAISLDQNKECIGFYKLDAPNGTSAVDLSGKQMEAGLKNGLSFDNDSVQGMRGYALSLDGDEYIELPDGYDELENGFSASFWVYPTAVKSYARFFDLGNGPNGDNIVAARYSDTDDLYFKVYNNATGGTMVRASNAIELNKWQFFSVTIDSIGNVKIYKDSQLIKTGTSSPPRSVFRSSNFIGRSNWPYDGYYEGRIDDIRLFDYALNENEIDALFNISMTSEPYDGTPADIPGQISAERFDLGGQGIAYYDSTIANEQGAFRSGEDVDIRGVFDYFNSFAVTDIEPDEWLNYTVNIPDSDNYCMYLRASTTLNETPVLIKHFTYPFFEAAGVYDEQEVQTNQVDYSMSYSSNSSWTTGIGQNLGASQVMTYEEFKPWVEEKYLSGNGGVLNFDNTELGSSESFNAVFADGQKKFSITATGSSGASSFVNNTASGGGRTPISGDKRLQGNTNRYEFEFSDFTGMDPQDIIAAGITVLGRDGSSNAWWRVIAYYTNGEDSGSTSTSRYINMTSGDTSEDSFSGIRAPEGYWITKLRVHCDNSWIWSAVDDLAFVFENQAQSSSVVELSSLEEQMLAEFTVSSTGSSDNFKTFVLNDVILPAGGSKLLRMEFPVGGLDVNWLRIEKEGHWSETPPTIPGRIQAEEYDFGGPGKAYYDTTFDNAIGDFRYYEDVDAADIGDSGSRYAVGGIEAGEWLRYTVNSNEGAADVYAKVASVQSGGQIFVRIDGELSAVIDVPNTCGLTNWQIIPAPCETLPENQNALVELEFAGEGFQLDWVQFAKQIPYPENVPHSIPGQIEFEDFDTGGHDISFYDTTPANTYGGYRPDEAVEIAAVNDGFAVYAEAGEWLEYTVDLTGGNYDLSILSAGPYSGQQLTLSLDGNHIVSADLNTTGGWSDWHTTVIPDLVLPDGQGQVLRMKLDSSSAFIDNMSFIRHYNPADIDQSTKVDLEDFSILADQWLDAPGEPSADIAKPPNNQVGIEDLLILLENWLIEE from the coding sequence TTGAATTCAAATATTAGAATAGTACGTTACCATAACGGCGCTGTTTTAATTCCGCATGGCGAGGATTATGAGCCGCTTAAAGTGTACAGCGGAATGAACTTTACTGGCAGTTCCCTCAGCCTCGGCCTGCATACCTATTACAAAACTGACCAGCTCGGGTTTATGAACGATTCAATTCGCTCTTTTACTTTGAAACGAGGCTATATGGCCACATTTGCCGAAAATAGCGACGGTACAGGAATCAGCAGAGTTTATATAGCAGACCAGAAGAATTTGAAAATTGGAGTTATGCCCGCAAATCTTGATAAATCTGTTTCGTTTGTCCGGGTGTTCCCATGGCACTGGACAACCAAAAAAGGCTGGGCAGGCGGAACTCCAAGTTATGTTTCAGGTTCGGCTTCTGAAGCTTTGAATTGTTCATGGCGGTATGACTGGGGCAATGGCGGAGAGACTACTCTGGATGTGGAATATGTTCCGATGAGACACGGCCCAACATGGCCGAGCTATTCTGTAACCAACGCAAAGGAAAATGTAACGCATGTGCTGGGATTTAATGAACCCGACCGGCCGGATCAGGCTGATATGTCAGTTTCAGAAGCGATTGACAGATGGCCGAATCTGCTTGCCTCAGGCCTGCGTTTAGGAGCGCCTTCGCCCAGCGACGGCGGCCTGAACTGGCTGTATGATTTTATTGATCAGGCCGATGCCTTGAACTATCGTGTAGATTTTGTCCCAGTGCATTTTTATAAAAATAACTGGTCTGCCTCACAGATGTATAATTGGCTGAAAGCCGTGCACGAAAGAACAAAAAGACCTCTCTGGATTACTGAGTGGAACAACGGCTGCAACTGGACAGCCCCTCATCCCACATACGAGCAAAATGGCGATAAGATTGCGGAGCTGCTTTCAATGCTTTCCACCGCTTCATTTGTGGAAAGATATTCAATCTATCAGTGGTGCACAAATCGTGAGATGTTTTATGATGACGGCTGGATTACCCCTGCGGGCAATGCCTACAAGGACCATGTCAGCTTCCCAGCGATATCATTAGACCAAAACAAGGAATGTATTGGTTTTTACAAACTCGATGCACCTAACGGAACTTCGGCTGTTGATTTGTCCGGCAAGCAGATGGAAGCCGGCTTGAAAAACGGCCTCTCATTTGATAATGATTCTGTTCAGGGAATGCGGGGATATGCCCTTAGTTTGGATGGTGATGAGTATATTGAATTGCCCGATGGATACGATGAACTGGAAAATGGCTTTTCAGCTTCCTTCTGGGTATATCCGACAGCGGTGAAATCGTATGCGAGATTCTTTGATCTCGGCAATGGCCCAAATGGAGATAATATCGTAGCCGCAAGATATAGTGATACTGATGATTTATATTTTAAGGTATATAATAATGCCACCGGCGGCACTATGGTTCGGGCTTCCAATGCCATAGAGCTGAATAAGTGGCAGTTTTTTTCTGTTACAATTGACAGCATTGGTAATGTGAAGATTTATAAAGATTCACAGCTTATCAAAACAGGCACTTCCTCGCCGCCTCGGAGTGTCTTTAGAAGCTCAAATTTTATAGGCCGCAGCAATTGGCCTTACGATGGATATTATGAGGGCAGGATAGATGATATTCGTTTGTTTGATTATGCTCTCAATGAAAATGAAATTGATGCCTTGTTTAATATAAGTATGACTTCAGAGCCTTATGACGGAACACCTGCTGATATACCCGGCCAAATCTCAGCTGAACGTTTTGATTTAGGAGGGCAGGGCATTGCTTATTACGATTCTACAATAGCAAACGAGCAGGGAGCTTTCAGGTCGGGTGAAGACGTGGATATTCGGGGCGTTTTTGATTATTTTAACAGCTTTGCGGTAACCGATATCGAACCTGATGAATGGCTTAATTATACAGTTAATATTCCCGATTCTGACAATTACTGTATGTACCTGCGTGCCAGTACAACTTTAAACGAAACTCCAGTTCTAATTAAACATTTCACTTACCCTTTTTTTGAGGCTGCAGGAGTGTATGACGAACAGGAGGTTCAGACTAATCAAGTTGATTACAGTATGAGCTATTCGAGCAATTCCTCATGGACAACGGGTATCGGACAAAACCTTGGAGCAAGTCAGGTTATGACGTATGAAGAATTCAAGCCGTGGGTGGAAGAGAAATACTTAAGCGGCAATGGAGGCGTGCTCAATTTTGATAATACCGAGCTCGGTAGTTCAGAGTCTTTCAATGCAGTCTTTGCCGACGGGCAGAAAAAATTCAGCATTACTGCAACCGGCAGCTCGGGTGCAAGCAGCTTTGTCAACAATACAGCTTCCGGAGGCGGTAGAACGCCCATCTCAGGCGATAAAAGACTCCAGGGCAATACGAACAGGTATGAATTCGAATTCAGCGATTTTACAGGGATGGACCCGCAGGACATAATCGCCGCAGGCATCACTGTTCTCGGCAGAGACGGCAGCAGCAATGCCTGGTGGCGCGTTATTGCATATTACACCAACGGAGAAGATTCAGGAAGCACAAGCACCTCAAGATATATCAATATGACCAGCGGAGACACAAGCGAGGACAGTTTCTCAGGAATAAGGGCGCCTGAGGGATACTGGATTACAAAATTGCGTGTACATTGCGATAACAGCTGGATTTGGAGCGCTGTGGACGACTTAGCTTTTGTTTTTGAAAATCAGGCACAAAGTTCTTCGGTTGTGGAATTAAGCAGTTTAGAAGAACAAATGCTTGCCGAGTTTACAGTCAGTAGCACAGGTTCTTCTGATAATTTCAAAACCTTTGTACTCAATGATGTGATTTTGCCTGCTGGCGGAAGTAAGCTTTTGCGGATGGAATTTCCGGTTGGCGGGCTTGATGTAAACTGGCTTAGAATTGAGAAAGAAGGGCATTGGAGCGAAACTCCCCCAACGATTCCGGGAAGGATTCAGGCTGAAGAATACGACTTCGGCGGTCCCGGCAAAGCGTATTACGACACTACTTTTGATAACGCCATCGGCGATTTTAGGTATTATGAAGATGTTGATGCTGCTGATATCGGTGATTCTGGAAGCCGGTATGCAGTAGGCGGTATTGAGGCAGGTGAATGGCTCAGATATACAGTGAACAGTAATGAGGGGGCAGCAGATGTATATGCCAAAGTTGCTTCTGTTCAGTCCGGAGGCCAAATCTTTGTTCGGATTGATGGTGAGCTTTCGGCCGTTATTGATGTTCCCAATACATGCGGATTAACAAACTGGCAAATTATTCCCGCACCTTGTGAAACATTGCCGGAAAATCAGAATGCTTTAGTTGAGCTTGAATTTGCAGGGGAGGGCTTCCAGCTGGATTGGGTACAGTTCGCAAAGCAGATTCCCTATCCGGAAAATGTTCCGCACTCAATTCCCGGCCAGATAGAATTTGAGGATTTTGATACCGGCGGCCATGATATAAGCTTTTATGATACAACTCCTGCAAATACTTATGGCGGGTATCGGCCTGATGAAGCCGTGGAAATTGCTGCTGTAAATGACGGATTTGCTGTGTATGCAGAAGCCGGCGAATGGCTTGAATACACCGTTGATTTAACAGGCGGAAACTATGATCTCTCAATTCTTTCCGCAGGGCCTTATTCCGGTCAGCAGCTTACATTATCTCTTGATGGGAATCATATTGTGTCTGCAGATTTGAATACAACAGGAGGCTGGTCAGACTGGCATACAACCGTGATCCCTGATTTGGTCCTCCCGGACGGGCAGGGACAGGTTTTGCGGATGAAATTGGATAGCTCAAGCGCTTTCATCGATAATATGAGCTTTATCAGGCATTATAATCCCGCAGATATTGACCAGAGCACTAAGGTTGATTTAGAAGATTTTTCGATATTAGCTGATCAATGGCTTGATGCACCGGGCGAGCCGTCCGCTGATATTGCAAAACCTCCGAACAATCAGGTAGGAATAGAGGATTTACTGATTCTACTTGAAAACTGGCTTATAGAGGAATAA
- a CDS encoding LamG-like jellyroll fold domain-containing protein, translating into MNNIKIILALFLFLGCGLTFAATFEAVGVYDEQDMQANQVDYSMTYSDNSVWTTGIGQTLGESQVMTYEEFKVMVEEYYLDGDGGVINFDNAEMSDSASFAASFDGGQKQFTVNATGNSGASDTVQNTSSGGNRTPISGDKRLQGNTNRYEFEFSDFTGMDPQDIIAAGITVLGRDGSSDSWWRVIAYYTNGEDSGSTSTSRYINMSSGDTTEDSFSGIRAPEGYWITKLRVHCDISWTWSAADDLGFVFESSTKPYGPSVSQTAQPGGVDAVLSWQAGPDENDVYAVNPDIVDQYVFMTTGGDDPNLYYVGAAGEDPGTEDPSSEYAVSDLNYDASYQWAVVEALDGYEQSLTVGVSELEDVNENNIIGSVWSFDTLSSVPVIETQPADVLEDAGEDASISVEVSSVSPEQYLWYKSDDNSSDTPEDDVEAGSSSNTLNLDSIAVADEGYYYCVITNNGGSVTSDTANAAVKRQMAHWTFDQADYSGGQYLDVSSDDDVYYPADPNGTPAFNTGIDGDSILIDEVNSWARAGTWNPSKYSNQLTVSAWVKWDGDTSSHKGIVSKRDIWGSETMLWSLIIRNEYPGGTVRFYNSSGLSVWTSESLPIDEWTLITAVFDGSEGKVYFNGLEKASGSGSLSSGTETMIMLGAVDNPSVNEEFDPLSGSELDDVQILNYAADKFAVADMYYEVTGIKSCILDYESQLDVANTNTDLVIGQEGFEPDCVIDISDFAALAGNWLSCGLYPECE; encoded by the coding sequence ATGAATAATATCAAAATTATATTGGCGCTGTTTCTTTTTCTTGGCTGCGGATTAACCTTCGCTGCCACTTTTGAAGCTGTAGGCGTTTACGACGAACAGGACATGCAGGCTAATCAAGTTGATTACAGTATGACCTATTCAGACAATTCTGTATGGACAACAGGTATCGGCCAAACCCTTGGAGAGAGTCAGGTAATGACGTATGAAGAATTCAAGGTGATGGTCGAAGAATATTATTTAGATGGTGATGGAGGAGTAATAAATTTTGATAATGCGGAAATGAGCGATTCGGCCTCATTCGCTGCGAGTTTTGATGGAGGCCAGAAACAGTTTACAGTGAATGCGACGGGAAATTCAGGTGCTAGCGATACAGTTCAAAACACATCTTCCGGAGGGAATAGAACGCCCATCTCCGGCGATAAAAGACTCCAGGGCAATACGAACAGGTATGAATTCGAATTCAGCGATTTTACAGGGATGGACCCGCAGGACATAATCGCCGCAGGAATCACTGTTCTCGGCAGAGACGGCAGCAGCGACAGCTGGTGGCGCGTTATTGCATATTACACCAACGGAGAAGACTCAGGAAGCACAAGCACCTCAAGATATATCAATATGAGCAGCGGAGACACAACTGAGGACAGTTTCTCAGGAATAAGGGCGCCTGAGGGATACTGGATTACAAAATTGCGTGTACATTGCGATATAAGCTGGACATGGAGCGCGGCAGATGATTTGGGCTTCGTGTTTGAATCGTCAACTAAGCCTTACGGGCCTTCTGTAAGTCAGACTGCCCAGCCCGGCGGGGTAGATGCAGTTCTTTCATGGCAGGCTGGTCCTGATGAGAATGATGTTTATGCTGTGAACCCCGACATTGTTGATCAGTACGTTTTTATGACAACTGGCGGGGATGACCCGAACCTTTATTACGTTGGAGCTGCAGGCGAAGACCCGGGCACTGAAGATCCTTCCTCAGAATATGCCGTTTCAGACCTCAATTATGATGCTTCTTATCAGTGGGCAGTCGTAGAGGCTCTTGACGGATACGAGCAGAGCTTAACCGTAGGGGTAAGTGAGCTTGAGGATGTTAATGAAAATAATATCATCGGTTCAGTATGGAGCTTTGATACGCTTTCAAGCGTTCCGGTTATAGAAACTCAGCCTGCAGATGTTCTGGAAGATGCAGGAGAGGATGCTTCGATTTCTGTTGAAGTCAGCAGCGTGTCTCCTGAGCAGTATCTCTGGTATAAATCTGATGATAATTCTAGCGATACTCCCGAAGATGACGTTGAGGCAGGCAGCTCTTCAAATACACTGAATCTGGACAGCATTGCTGTTGCCGACGAAGGATACTACTATTGCGTTATAACAAATAACGGCGGGTCTGTTACTTCTGATACCGCCAACGCAGCAGTAAAGCGTCAGATGGCGCACTGGACATTTGATCAGGCAGATTATTCCGGCGGGCAGTATCTTGATGTCAGCAGCGATGATGATGTTTATTATCCCGCAGACCCCAACGGAACACCCGCATTTAATACAGGTATCGATGGTGATTCGATTCTGATTGACGAGGTAAACAGCTGGGCTCGTGCAGGTACGTGGAATCCTTCAAAGTATTCCAATCAGCTTACTGTAAGCGCTTGGGTTAAATGGGATGGAGATACTTCATCCCACAAAGGAATTGTAAGCAAGCGTGATATCTGGGGAAGTGAAACTATGCTCTGGAGTTTGATAATTAGAAATGAATATCCGGGCGGTACTGTCCGTTTTTACAACAGCAGCGGACTAAGCGTTTGGACAAGCGAATCTCTTCCGATTGATGAATGGACGTTGATAACAGCAGTCTTTGACGGCTCAGAAGGCAAAGTTTATTTCAATGGATTAGAGAAGGCTTCCGGAAGCGGCAGCCTATCTTCTGGAACAGAGACTATGATTATGCTGGGTGCTGTAGATAATCCTTCTGTCAACGAAGAATTTGACCCGCTCAGCGGCAGCGAACTGGATGATGTTCAAATTCTAAATTATGCAGCAGATAAATTCGCTGTGGCTGATATGTACTATGAAGTTACAGGCATAAAATCCTGCATATTAGATTATGAGTCTCAGCTCGATGTTGCAAATACCAACACCGACCTTGTGATAGGGCAGGAAGGCTTTGAGCCTGATTGCGTTATCGATATCTCTGATTTTGCTGCTCTTGCCGGGAATTGGCTAAGCTGCGGATTATACCCTGAGTGTGAATAA
- a CDS encoding arylsulfatase yields the protein MMSKRMSRRQFLSLTAIAGTGAGFLWGLSSEANSSANKKPNIIFVMLDDMGYGDLSLYGQKRIRMPNIEQMAREGIRFTQVYSGATICAPARSTLMTGQHTGRTTVRGNWGDLKQGAVPCSGGSGPRVPLKDDDVTIAEVLKDAGYATGITGKWGLGEPDTSGLPNRQGFDEWFGYLNQHLAHSHYPEYLWDNRKKKKLKGNTGTTKNFANQSHYSHDLFTDFAMDFIKRRGAGEAPFFLYVPYCLPHDSFQNPEIESYAYEAGWSKKEKVYASMLTRADRDMGKMFSLLTEMDIDKDTIVFFCSDNGAANRYEGTFNSSGKLRGKKRSMYDGGLRTVMVLRWPGRIKAGAVSDDIWYFPDVLPTCAELAGVAPPGNIDGVSVLPSILSQPQPQLYSRPLYWEDHERGFRCAARKGNWKFVCNDVDKPPEVYNLSDDIGEEENLAESNPELVKWFWDFVKESHKPSANWPVPRLDKGEGEISNRVL from the coding sequence ATGATGTCAAAGAGAATGAGCCGCAGACAGTTTTTGAGCTTGACAGCGATAGCTGGTACTGGCGCAGGCTTTCTTTGGGGATTATCTTCAGAGGCGAATTCTTCTGCTAATAAAAAGCCTAATATCATCTTTGTTATGCTGGATGATATGGGCTATGGTGATTTAAGCTTGTATGGGCAAAAACGGATTCGAATGCCAAATATTGAACAGATGGCCAGAGAAGGAATCCGGTTTACTCAGGTTTATTCCGGCGCAACGATATGTGCTCCCGCACGCAGCACTCTAATGACCGGCCAGCATACAGGCCGCACCACAGTTCGAGGCAACTGGGGTGATCTCAAGCAAGGCGCAGTGCCCTGCAGCGGCGGCTCTGGGCCGCGAGTACCGCTGAAGGATGACGATGTTACAATCGCAGAAGTACTCAAGGATGCCGGCTATGCAACCGGCATTACTGGAAAATGGGGGTTAGGCGAGCCTGATACTTCAGGCCTGCCTAACCGGCAGGGCTTTGATGAATGGTTTGGGTATCTCAATCAGCATCTTGCTCATTCACACTACCCTGAATATTTATGGGATAACCGGAAAAAGAAAAAGCTTAAAGGCAATACTGGCACAACAAAAAACTTTGCAAATCAATCACATTACAGCCACGACCTTTTCACTGATTTTGCAATGGATTTTATTAAGCGGCGCGGGGCTGGCGAAGCGCCCTTTTTCCTCTATGTACCTTATTGCCTGCCCCATGATTCCTTTCAAAACCCTGAAATCGAATCATATGCTTATGAAGCTGGCTGGTCTAAAAAGGAAAAAGTTTACGCTTCGATGCTAACCCGTGCGGACAGGGATATGGGAAAAATGTTTTCTCTGCTTACAGAGATGGATATTGATAAGGATACTATTGTTTTTTTCTGTTCAGATAACGGCGCAGCTAATCGCTATGAGGGCACTTTCAACAGTTCCGGAAAGCTGCGCGGGAAAAAACGCAGTATGTATGACGGGGGCTTGCGTACTGTAATGGTATTAAGGTGGCCAGGCCGTATCAAAGCGGGTGCTGTGAGCGATGATATTTGGTATTTCCCGGATGTATTGCCTACCTGCGCAGAGCTGGCCGGGGTTGCACCGCCTGGGAATATAGACGGGGTAAGTGTTCTTCCAAGCATCTTGTCTCAGCCGCAGCCGCAGCTCTACAGTCGACCGCTGTATTGGGAAGACCATGAAAGAGGTTTTCGCTGTGCAGCGAGAAAGGGTAACTGGAAATTTGTCTGCAATGATGTGGATAAGCCTCCCGAGGTTTACAATCTCTCAGATGATATTGGTGAGGAAGAAAACCTTGCTGAATCGAATCCTGAGCTTGTTAAATGGTTCTGGGATTTTGTTAAAGAATCACATAAGCCATCAGCAAATTGGCCTGTCCCACGGTTAGATAAAGGTGAGGGTGAAATTTCAAATCGAGTTTTATAA
- a CDS encoding glycoside hydrolase domain-containing protein encodes MLILIFFAVSLQARVIDYVDVFVGTEADHGQMYPGAALPFGLVKLSPDTSSKGHAGYDYSCREIKGFSHTRLGGVGCSGAGGSVRIKPSFGMKTADTLDKSSEKAWPGFYSACFENGIKTELTVSYRVGFHRYTFPVSKEDVCILIDLSQSYAGSIDSGWEKIASDTIAGFTKGKNVCGNGFYKLYFAVKFDQCFDGIERSGKSLWSRFPSASKDRDAVIKLKVGISPVSVEKAVMECRKDLPGWDFQAPRENAEKIWEEKLGKVEIFGVSGELEEFRDLFYTCLYRSYLLPHNVTSSDGFYRPAGKQQTIRKTANQSRSFDYYSGWSSWDDYRKYSLVSLLEPDILSDIVLSALDMFAGEGIPAWAEGYWPSPSVRNEFINTIILDTIQKGLVEYDLEKAYSGIISSIDGNEQVEKPYQYYIAMKIAEILEKKQDIQKFRKKALSYKDFWAESQEDGEGNVRGFFTPDGEIVPKESVNKVDAHFYEGSLWHYRFFVPHDIYGLASLRGVGEKLADDLEYYFNSWKHMALNEPPLAYPFLFNFLGRPYQTQYWSRVYITDTVMSRYHNHGKFDSPVIRRVYKKQPAGWLETMDDDTGAMSSHFVFSAMGLFPVCMGEPYYVIGSPLFPKMVLHMKNGDLVIEAENASLSNKYIQSVSWNGKDLANTWLSYEQIKQGGKLDMVMSDTPNMQWGSDNSAAPPSLSK; translated from the coding sequence GTGTTAATTTTAATTTTTTTCGCAGTCAGCCTTCAAGCACGAGTCATCGATTACGTTGATGTATTTGTCGGCACAGAAGCTGATCACGGCCAGATGTATCCGGGTGCTGCTCTGCCTTTCGGGCTTGTGAAGTTAAGCCCCGATACCTCCTCTAAAGGCCATGCCGGATATGATTACTCGTGCAGAGAAATAAAAGGCTTTTCACATACAAGGCTTGGAGGAGTAGGCTGTTCTGGTGCAGGGGGGAGTGTAAGGATTAAGCCGTCATTTGGAATGAAAACGGCTGACACTCTCGATAAGTCATCAGAAAAGGCATGGCCAGGCTTTTACAGTGCTTGTTTTGAAAATGGGATTAAAACTGAGCTAACGGTATCATATCGAGTAGGATTTCATCGATACACCTTCCCTGTTTCAAAGGAGGATGTCTGCATACTTATTGACCTTTCTCAAAGTTATGCAGGCAGTATTGATTCAGGGTGGGAAAAGATTGCTTCTGATACAATAGCAGGCTTCACCAAAGGGAAAAACGTTTGCGGTAACGGCTTTTACAAGCTGTATTTTGCCGTCAAGTTTGACCAATGCTTTGATGGAATTGAACGAAGCGGCAAATCTTTATGGAGCAGATTCCCCTCTGCCTCAAAAGACAGGGACGCAGTTATTAAGCTTAAGGTTGGTATTTCACCAGTCAGTGTTGAAAAGGCTGTAATGGAATGCAGAAAGGACCTTCCCGGATGGGATTTCCAGGCGCCAAGGGAAAACGCCGAAAAGATATGGGAAGAAAAGCTTGGTAAAGTCGAAATCTTTGGGGTTAGCGGTGAGCTTGAAGAATTTAGGGATTTATTTTATACTTGCCTGTACCGTTCTTACCTGCTGCCTCATAACGTAACCAGCAGCGACGGATTTTACAGGCCGGCGGGCAAACAGCAAACTATCCGCAAAACGGCAAATCAAAGCCGCAGTTTCGATTATTATTCCGGCTGGAGCAGCTGGGATGATTATCGCAAGTACAGCCTTGTATCCCTGCTTGAGCCTGATATTTTAAGTGATATCGTCCTTTCAGCTTTAGATATGTTTGCCGGCGAGGGGATACCTGCCTGGGCAGAGGGATACTGGCCGTCGCCTTCGGTTAGAAATGAGTTTATCAATACCATAATACTTGATACAATCCAAAAAGGACTTGTAGAGTATGACTTAGAAAAAGCTTATTCAGGGATCATTTCTTCCATAGATGGCAATGAGCAGGTTGAGAAGCCCTATCAATACTATATTGCTATGAAAATCGCCGAGATCCTTGAGAAGAAACAGGACATTCAAAAGTTCAGGAAAAAAGCACTTTCATACAAGGACTTTTGGGCAGAATCTCAAGAAGACGGGGAAGGCAATGTGAGAGGTTTTTTTACTCCTGACGGTGAAATCGTCCCGAAGGAATCGGTGAATAAAGTGGATGCTCATTTCTATGAGGGCTCACTGTGGCATTATCGTTTTTTTGTACCTCATGATATTTATGGGCTTGCCTCGCTGAGAGGAGTGGGGGAAAAACTGGCGGATGATTTGGAATATTATTTCAATTCATGGAAGCATATGGCGCTGAATGAACCTCCCTTAGCATATCCCTTCTTGTTTAACTTTCTCGGCCGGCCATACCAGACACAGTATTGGTCAAGGGTTTACATTACTGATACTGTTATGAGCCGATATCACAATCACGGCAAGTTTGACAGCCCTGTTATCAGAAGGGTATATAAAAAACAACCTGCCGGCTGGCTTGAGACAATGGATGATGATACCGGTGCTATGTCGAGTCATTTTGTTTTTTCCGCAATGGGGCTTTTCCCTGTGTGCATGGGCGAACCTTATTATGTTATAGGATCGCCGCTTTTCCCCAAAATGGTTTTGCATATGAAAAACGGGGATTTAGTGATAGAGGCTGAAAATGCATCATTGTCTAACAAGTATATACAGTCTGTAAGTTGGAATGGGAAAGACCTTGCCAACACATGGCTAAGCTATGAACAAATAAAACAAGGGGGGAAGCTTGATATGGTGATGTCAGATACCCCAAATATGCAATGGGGAAGTGATAATTCGGCGGCTCCGCCTTCTCTCTCAAAATAA